A stretch of the Candidatus Zixiibacteriota bacterium genome encodes the following:
- the mfd gene encoding transcription-repair coupling factor, whose translation MEVTTAKIAPRVLKVLDKWNFHAPSIELTRRLDGGNGQSASVSGLSGSSTAFLLANLASERKQPILVVTHNAETAGNLYDDLTFLLGEDQVGHFPSRQILPYDFKAPVGEIMGRRISTLAGLQNGSLSVVVCPVRAFLEPTISTSDLTGNSIAFKTGQEADLDEIVQRLISLGFTRVPNVEEVGDFARRGGVIDFFSPGSEAPVRVEFFGDEIDTIRHFDVASQRTIDRVDRIAIYPRREIPITPESLESHLARLNEDDAEYIRGRYLNDPELPGLEWLAIMFGIEQGSILDYFGDGGIVYMDDESRLKAEAEAIMEEGVALYERFKNRLSNLPTPDKYYFPIATMFHGLDRFFKIDKVPFRGGRHDVIDFHCQPHPAFGSRIDQLGAAIKEYYTLGLTYLIATDNEAQAERLKELLTERAEIENNLNLEIADLHGGFVCTPGGFVILTDHEIFNRYHRRVRRKKFKEGVAISDYSALTRGDFVVHTDYGIARYLGLETLQVDKRNRDCLLLQYADNDKLYIPIEEFNRVSKYSGKDSNPVLTHLGGAGWEKLKKKTKKAIADMAADLIKLYAERKAKEGFAFGDDTVWLRQLEASFIYEETPDQLKAIHDVKHDMTSGEPMDRLICGDVGYGKTEVAVRAAFKAVEQGKQVAVLVPTTILAQQHFHTFSERLKDFPVRVEMLSRFRTKREQDKIVEDLAEGKVELVIGTHRLLSKDIHFPDLGLLIIDEEHRFGVRHKEKLRHLKVNVDTISMTATPIPRTLQMSLMGARDMSLITTSPKDRLPIITEIVEFDPAIIATTILREIDRGGQVFFVHNRVQTIDAMHEYLKKVVPQAEIAVAHGQMHERSLEGIMLAFLAKRYNVLLCTSIIESGLDIPSANTIIINRADRFGLAQLYQLRGRVGRSARRAYAYLLTPPTRLLRADAIKRLRAIEAHSDLGAGFALAMRDLEIRGAGTILGARQSGFIEEIGFDLYNKLLEEAVAELKGQQVQRLPEAKVETDIEMFLENEYVNNRQQKVDIYRRIADCRTLDDVERIRDEVADRFGRMSQSATNLFDGAAVKISASLLEIEKVKIRKGIVNLFFKEGRKLRRSEVEALGKATDCPMEFSLTGNTQIIIDMTSVNESLRLSYLRGMLGKL comes from the coding sequence ATGGAAGTCACGACCGCAAAAATCGCTCCCCGGGTCCTCAAGGTACTCGACAAATGGAACTTCCACGCGCCATCGATAGAACTTACCCGCCGCCTCGATGGCGGCAACGGCCAGAGCGCGTCTGTCAGCGGCCTCAGCGGTTCATCAACCGCCTTTCTATTAGCCAATCTCGCCTCAGAGAGAAAGCAACCGATTCTGGTTGTCACCCACAACGCCGAGACCGCCGGCAATCTCTATGATGATCTTACATTCCTGCTCGGCGAAGATCAGGTCGGCCACTTCCCGTCCCGGCAAATCCTCCCGTACGATTTCAAGGCCCCGGTCGGCGAAATCATGGGACGGCGCATCTCCACGCTGGCCGGACTGCAAAACGGCTCGCTCTCGGTAGTCGTCTGCCCAGTGCGCGCCTTCCTGGAACCGACTATCAGCACCTCCGACCTCACCGGCAACTCGATCGCCTTCAAAACCGGACAGGAAGCCGACCTCGATGAAATCGTCCAGCGCCTGATAAGCCTCGGCTTCACCCGCGTCCCCAATGTCGAGGAAGTGGGCGATTTCGCCCGGCGCGGCGGCGTGATCGATTTCTTCTCGCCCGGCTCCGAAGCCCCCGTGCGAGTGGAGTTCTTCGGCGACGAAATCGACACCATCCGTCATTTCGATGTCGCCAGCCAGCGCACTATCGACCGCGTCGACCGCATCGCCATCTATCCGCGCCGCGAAATCCCCATCACGCCCGAGTCACTCGAAAGTCACCTCGCGCGGCTCAATGAAGATGACGCCGAGTATATCCGCGGACGATACCTCAACGATCCGGAACTTCCCGGCCTGGAATGGCTGGCCATCATGTTCGGTATCGAGCAGGGAAGTATCCTCGATTATTTCGGCGACGGCGGCATCGTGTATATGGACGATGAGTCCCGTCTCAAGGCCGAAGCGGAGGCGATCATGGAAGAAGGCGTCGCCCTGTACGAACGATTCAAAAATCGCCTATCCAACCTTCCCACTCCCGACAAATACTATTTCCCGATCGCGACCATGTTTCACGGGCTGGATCGGTTTTTCAAGATAGACAAAGTGCCGTTCCGCGGCGGTCGCCACGATGTTATCGATTTTCACTGCCAGCCTCATCCGGCGTTCGGCTCACGTATCGACCAGCTCGGCGCCGCCATCAAAGAATATTACACGCTCGGCCTCACCTATCTCATCGCCACCGATAACGAGGCCCAGGCCGAGCGCCTCAAAGAGCTTCTCACCGAAAGAGCCGAGATAGAGAACAATCTCAATCTCGAAATTGCCGACCTCCACGGCGGATTCGTTTGCACGCCCGGCGGGTTCGTCATCCTCACCGACCATGAAATCTTCAACCGCTACCACCGCCGCGTCCGCCGCAAGAAATTCAAAGAGGGTGTCGCCATTTCCGACTACTCTGCTCTCACCCGCGGCGATTTCGTGGTGCACACCGATTACGGCATCGCCCGCTATCTCGGACTCGAAACGCTCCAGGTCGACAAACGCAACCGCGACTGCCTTCTGCTTCAGTACGCCGACAACGACAAGCTCTATATCCCCATCGAAGAGTTCAACCGCGTCTCGAAATACTCCGGCAAAGACTCCAACCCGGTGCTCACCCATCTTGGGGGAGCAGGATGGGAGAAACTCAAGAAGAAAACGAAAAAAGCCATCGCCGATATGGCCGCCGATCTCATCAAGCTCTACGCCGAACGCAAGGCCAAAGAGGGTTTCGCCTTCGGCGACGACACCGTCTGGCTCAGGCAGCTCGAGGCATCGTTCATCTACGAAGAAACCCCCGACCAGCTCAAGGCGATTCACGATGTCAAGCACGACATGACCTCCGGCGAACCGATGGACCGCCTCATTTGCGGCGATGTCGGCTACGGCAAGACCGAGGTCGCCGTGCGCGCGGCGTTCAAAGCGGTCGAACAGGGCAAACAAGTCGCGGTGCTGGTCCCGACCACGATTTTAGCCCAGCAGCATTTTCACACTTTCAGCGAACGTCTCAAAGATTTCCCGGTACGAGTCGAGATGCTATCGCGCTTCCGCACGAAGAGAGAACAGGACAAAATTGTCGAGGACCTCGCCGAGGGCAAAGTCGAGCTGGTTATCGGCACGCATCGCCTGCTGTCCAAAGACATTCATTTCCCGGATCTCGGGCTTTTGATTATCGATGAAGAGCACCGTTTCGGCGTGCGCCACAAAGAAAAGCTCCGGCATCTCAAGGTCAATGTCGATACTATCTCGATGACCGCCACGCCGATTCCGCGCACGCTGCAGATGTCGCTGATGGGCGCGCGCGACATGAGCCTGATAACGACATCGCCCAAGGACCGCCTGCCGATTATAACCGAGATAGTCGAGTTCGACCCGGCCATTATCGCTACCACCATCCTTCGCGAGATCGACCGGGGCGGACAGGTCTTTTTCGTGCACAACCGGGTGCAGACAATCGATGCCATGCACGAGTACCTCAAGAAAGTCGTGCCGCAGGCCGAGATCGCTGTCGCGCACGGTCAGATGCACGAACGGTCGCTCGAGGGAATCATGCTGGCCTTTCTGGCAAAGCGTTACAACGTGCTTCTGTGCACCTCGATTATCGAATCCGGCCTGGATATTCCATCGGCCAATACGATTATTATTAATAGAGCCGACCGGTTCGGCCTGGCGCAGCTTTATCAACTTCGCGGGCGGGTTGGGCGAAGCGCCCGCCGCGCCTATGCGTATCTGCTCACGCCCCCAACGCGGCTGCTCAGGGCCGATGCTATCAAGCGGCTGCGGGCTATCGAGGCCCACTCGGATCTGGGCGCCGGATTCGCGCTGGCCATGCGCGATCTGGAAATCAGGGGCGCGGGCACTATCCTCGGCGCGCGGCAGTCCGGGTTTATCGAAGAAATCGGGTTCGACCTGTACAACAAACTTCTCGAAGAAGCTGTCGCCGAACTCAAGGGACAGCAGGTGCAGCGGCTTCCGGAGGCCAAGGTCGAGACCGATATCGAGATGTTTCTCGAAAACGAGTATGTCAACAACCGTCAGCAGAAAGTCGATATCTATCGCCGCATCGCCGATTGCCGCACGCTCGATGATGTCGAGAGGATTCGCGACGAGGTCGCGGACAGGTTCGGACGGATGTCGCAGTCGGCGACGAATCTTTTCGATGGCGCGGCGGTGAAGATCTCGGCGTCGCTTCTGGAGATCGAGAAAGTGAAAATCCGCAAGGGGATCGTCAATCTCTTCTTCAAAGAAGGCCGCAAGCTCAGGCGCAGCGAGGTTGAGGCGCTGGGTAAGGCGACCGACTGCCCGATGGAGTTTTCGCTCACCGGCAACACGCAGATTATAATCGACATGACCTCGGTCAACGAATCTCTTCGCCTGAGTTACCTTCGCGGGATGCTCGGCAAACTGTGA
- a CDS encoding flagellar motor protein MotB, whose translation MADDVQPIIIRKKKGGHGGHHGGAWKVAFADFMTAMMAFFLVMWLVGQKDEVKQAVAGYFRDPGKYNTEGQSGILDGASSMIKSDGPSQGLLKDKEKSGTGPTDKEKEQFTLAAKNIMQALSDQEVFKRLKDNVKIQLTSEGLRIVLNESEASPAFFEPGSAKLLQKSAIILITIAKELGKLQNRLVIEGHTDAAYGGNSAYSNWELSSDRANSARSLMDVSGLWGGQVREVRGFADQFPMIQSDPYDDRNRRVTIVVLYDSRANQYDQVEVGSDLMQEISG comes from the coding sequence TTGGCCGACGACGTACAACCGATCATCATCAGGAAGAAAAAAGGCGGTCACGGCGGCCACCACGGCGGGGCGTGGAAAGTCGCTTTCGCGGATTTTATGACAGCCATGATGGCCTTTTTTTTGGTGATGTGGCTGGTCGGACAGAAAGATGAAGTAAAACAAGCGGTTGCAGGATATTTCCGCGACCCCGGCAAGTACAACACCGAAGGACAATCGGGTATTTTGGACGGCGCCAGCTCGATGATAAAATCCGATGGCCCCAGCCAAGGCCTGCTCAAAGACAAAGAAAAATCCGGCACCGGTCCCACCGACAAAGAAAAAGAGCAATTCACCCTGGCAGCCAAAAACATCATGCAGGCGCTCTCCGACCAGGAGGTGTTCAAGCGTCTCAAAGACAATGTCAAAATCCAACTTACCTCCGAAGGCCTCCGAATCGTGCTGAACGAATCCGAAGCCTCACCAGCCTTCTTTGAGCCGGGCTCGGCCAAATTGCTGCAGAAAAGCGCTATCATCCTGATTACGATCGCCAAAGAACTGGGCAAACTGCAAAACCGTCTTGTGATAGAAGGTCACACCGATGCTGCCTATGGCGGCAACAGCGCCTATTCCAATTGGGAGCTATCATCCGACCGCGCCAACTCCGCGCGAAGTCTTATGGATGTCTCCGGACTCTGGGGAGGCCAGGTGCGCGAGGTCCGCGGATTTGCCGACCAGTTCCCGATGATCCAGAGCGACCCCTACGACGACCGCAACCGACGTGTCACGATTGTCGTGCTCTACGACTCACGCGCCAACCAGTACGACCAGGTCGAAGTCGGCTCCGACCTGATGCAGGAAATCTCCGGTTAG
- the motA gene encoding flagellar motor stator protein MotA: MFIFIGIAVVLGGVITGFVAEGGHILALNQPLELLIIGGAAVGALLISTPLNVIKGIIAQLKGVLGGGYAKKDYLELLVMMFEVFNVARKDGLIGLENHVEHPHESDIFKRYPKFLKNHHAVAFFVDTMRVIISGAVQPHDLEDLMDNDIEAMHEEEMMPANALSTTADSLPGLGIVAAVLGVVITMAAIDGPPEEIGHKIAAALVGTFLGVLGCYGFVGPLSVSLKHRVGENRQYINCMKHALLSFNKGVAGVIAVEFARRTLYADVRPGFTELEDACNATKRK, from the coding sequence ATGTTCATTTTTATCGGTATTGCGGTCGTTCTGGGAGGCGTTATAACCGGTTTCGTCGCAGAGGGCGGGCACATCCTTGCCCTCAATCAACCCCTTGAATTGCTTATAATTGGCGGAGCAGCGGTCGGCGCTCTACTTATCTCGACGCCACTCAACGTGATCAAAGGCATCATAGCCCAGCTCAAAGGCGTGCTCGGGGGCGGCTATGCCAAAAAAGATTATCTGGAACTGCTGGTCATGATGTTTGAGGTCTTCAACGTTGCCCGTAAAGATGGTCTCATCGGTCTTGAGAACCACGTCGAACACCCGCACGAAAGCGATATTTTTAAGCGATACCCGAAATTCCTCAAAAACCACCACGCCGTGGCGTTCTTCGTCGATACCATGCGCGTTATCATATCCGGCGCGGTGCAGCCGCACGATCTGGAAGACCTGATGGACAACGATATCGAGGCTATGCACGAGGAAGAAATGATGCCCGCCAACGCCCTGAGCACTACTGCCGACTCGCTGCCCGGACTCGGTATTGTCGCGGCTGTTCTCGGCGTGGTTATCACGATGGCGGCTATCGATGGTCCTCCGGAGGAAATCGGTCACAAAATCGCGGCCGCGCTGGTGGGAACGTTCCTGGGAGTGCTCGGATGTTACGGATTTGTTGGACCCCTCTCCGTGAGCTTGAAACACCGTGTCGGTGAAAACCGGCAGTATATAAATTGTATGAAACATGCCCTGCTGTCTTTTAACAAAGGTGTGGCCGGCGTTATCGCCGTTGAGTTTGCCCGGAGAACACTCTATGCCGACGTAAGACCCGGGTTTACCGAACTCGAAGATGCCTGTAACGCGACAAAGAGGAAATAG
- a CDS encoding cation:proton antiporter: MRLLTNKRFFIFLSVIAVYFFYELAFASSEAGAPSGGSDGHASTVLGVLLELMVILLAAKLGGDFFERFRQPAVLGELVIGMIIGNLHMIGLDVFEPFKHDMTLEILAEVGVIILLFEVGLESSVREMMKVGLPSFMVAVFGVVTPFFLGWGVSAMFLPQESIYVHIFIGATLTATSVGITARVLKDLGKVQTREAKIILGAAVIDDILGLVILAVVAGIISAVGTGQGDGISSLGILWIIAKAVLFVAGAIIIGGVVLPHYFNFAFKLKAKGVFLSFALLICFSLAYIAGEVGLAPIVGAFAAGLILDPIHYTKFRERGEHSIEELIEPIGVFLVPIFFVRMGMLVELSTFAQVEILGFAAVLTLAAIVGKQACALAIFDKQTNRIAIGLGMIPRGEVGLIFAGIGAKLMLNGHPVVSSSTYSAVVIMVIVTTLVTPPALKVSLLKGVKKKAETEAKAAEA, encoded by the coding sequence ATGCGTCTTCTAACAAATAAACGTTTTTTCATTTTTCTATCGGTAATTGCGGTTTACTTCTTTTACGAACTGGCTTTTGCCTCGTCGGAAGCGGGGGCTCCATCTGGCGGCTCGGACGGACATGCCAGCACTGTTTTGGGTGTTCTGCTTGAACTCATGGTGATTTTACTCGCTGCCAAACTTGGCGGCGATTTTTTTGAACGTTTCAGACAGCCGGCAGTGTTGGGCGAACTGGTTATCGGTATGATCATCGGTAACTTGCATATGATCGGGTTGGATGTTTTCGAGCCTTTCAAGCACGACATGACGCTGGAGATTCTGGCGGAAGTCGGCGTTATCATTCTTCTTTTCGAGGTCGGGTTGGAGTCATCGGTCAGGGAGATGATGAAGGTCGGGCTGCCATCGTTCATGGTGGCCGTCTTCGGTGTTGTCACGCCATTCTTCCTCGGATGGGGTGTGAGCGCCATGTTTTTGCCGCAGGAATCGATCTATGTTCACATATTCATCGGGGCAACGCTGACCGCGACTTCGGTGGGTATCACGGCCAGGGTGCTTAAGGATCTCGGTAAGGTGCAGACGCGGGAGGCAAAGATTATACTTGGCGCGGCCGTGATCGACGATATTCTCGGACTGGTGATACTGGCCGTAGTCGCCGGTATTATTTCGGCGGTGGGCACAGGTCAGGGGGACGGTATCAGTTCGCTGGGCATCCTGTGGATTATTGCGAAGGCCGTGCTGTTTGTTGCGGGCGCCATAATCATAGGTGGTGTGGTCCTGCCGCACTATTTCAATTTCGCATTTAAATTAAAGGCTAAGGGCGTTTTCCTCTCATTCGCGCTGCTGATCTGCTTCAGCCTGGCGTATATCGCCGGTGAAGTCGGGTTGGCTCCTATTGTCGGCGCGTTTGCGGCGGGTCTTATTCTGGACCCGATTCATTACACGAAGTTCAGAGAGCGCGGGGAACATTCGATTGAGGAGTTGATAGAGCCGATCGGTGTTTTCCTGGTGCCTATATTTTTCGTCCGCATGGGTATGCTGGTCGAATTGAGCACTTTCGCGCAGGTAGAGATTTTGGGCTTTGCGGCAGTGCTTACGTTGGCGGCGATTGTCGGCAAGCAGGCCTGCGCGCTGGCTATTTTTGACAAGCAGACCAATCGTATAGCGATTGGACTTGGGATGATACCTCGAGGTGAGGTTGGGTTGATTTTCGCAGGGATTGGAGCTAAACTTATGCTCAACGGTCACCCGGTGGTATCATCGAGCACATATTCAGCGGTGGTCATCATGGTGATTGTCACTACACTGGTGACACCGCCCGCTTTGAAGGTGTCTCTCCTTAAAGGAGTTAAGAAAAAGGCTGAAACTGAGGCTAAAGCGGCCGAGGCTTAA
- a CDS encoding GNAT family N-acetyltransferase, whose product MEIRKLTPEMLSFRLGADPEIDPDWFVAHLNDIIRFDPDGCFALCDGDSVVGMITSTTYQKIGWLGWLFVLEEYRFRGYGERLMRAATEYVQARGASTVVLEADVKAVNLYRRLGFIEQFHTRHYSLSRGEFECGTSVGVEVDVVRISDLTALSEFDRSFFREDRSRLFGIVMANKNFRGLVAKHDGRIVGYIFTNEASANQQVSPFIVDLSHKMARTAQRALVKEALKVCEKPLYFRIPVLGEGYGGTLERLGAKPVYYHTVRMYFGSEYKTEREGVLSLGCPGKG is encoded by the coding sequence ATGGAAATCAGAAAGCTCACACCGGAAATGCTCAGTTTCCGTCTGGGAGCGGATCCGGAGATTGACCCGGATTGGTTTGTAGCCCATCTTAACGACATCATCCGCTTTGACCCCGACGGTTGTTTCGCTTTGTGCGATGGCGATTCTGTAGTCGGGATGATCACTTCCACGACTTATCAAAAGATCGGTTGGCTTGGATGGCTTTTCGTGCTGGAAGAGTATCGATTTCGCGGGTACGGGGAGAGACTTATGCGCGCGGCAACGGAGTACGTGCAGGCGCGCGGGGCATCGACCGTGGTTCTGGAGGCCGATGTAAAAGCGGTGAATTTGTACCGGCGGCTTGGATTTATCGAGCAATTTCACACACGGCATTACAGTCTTTCGCGGGGGGAATTCGAGTGTGGGACAAGCGTAGGCGTTGAGGTTGATGTTGTTCGTATATCTGATTTAACTGCTTTATCTGAGTTTGATCGCTCTTTTTTCCGCGAGGACAGGTCGCGACTTTTCGGGATTGTGATGGCAAATAAGAATTTCCGTGGTCTGGTGGCAAAACATGACGGGCGGATTGTGGGGTACATATTCACGAATGAAGCATCGGCCAATCAGCAAGTGAGCCCTTTTATTGTGGATTTGTCGCACAAGATGGCTCGCACGGCGCAGCGGGCGCTGGTTAAGGAAGCCTTGAAAGTCTGTGAAAAGCCGCTTTATTTCCGGATTCCGGTGCTCGGCGAGGGTTACGGTGGAACGCTCGAACGGTTGGGGGCCAAGCCGGTGTACTATCATACGGTGCGGATGTATTTTGGGTCGGAGTACAAAACGGAGCGGGAAGGTGTTCTTTCGCTGGGTTGTCCCGGTAAGGGTTAG
- a CDS encoding site-specific integrase, whose protein sequence is MAKGSVVLRSDTWYAVYRDGGTQRWERAGGSKRAAEKLLAKRMNQINSGTYQECEKILFEEFAAKWLSDYAKISVKRSTYIGYKSIVRLHLNPRFGKMFLHRISTSDIQKFVSEKITKEKQSPKSVVNILVPFKEMFKHAVIWGYIKRDPSLYVKRPRVEQEEMDFLTPEEIRIFLENVNPVHYTLFLTAVMTGMRRGELLALQWGDIDWNSSEISIRRSIFRGEFIKPKTKNSIRRIVMSPVLRQALEQHRFIGRASEMDLVFSNENGSSLDPENLIKREFHPALDRAGLRRIRFHDLRHTYASLLISQGENIKFIQSQLGHASAKTTLDRYGHLMPNLENDAARRLDKTVFGNFVRKLLENPVSEGTPAKKRTSEVIDIQRLKLGSGEGI, encoded by the coding sequence TTGGCAAAAGGAAGCGTTGTGTTACGCTCTGATACTTGGTATGCGGTTTATCGGGACGGAGGAACCCAGCGATGGGAACGAGCCGGTGGCAGTAAGAGAGCTGCGGAGAAGCTTTTGGCAAAGCGGATGAATCAGATCAATAGTGGAACTTATCAAGAGTGCGAGAAAATACTCTTTGAAGAGTTCGCCGCGAAATGGTTATCCGATTACGCCAAGATTTCCGTGAAACGTTCTACTTACATCGGCTACAAGTCCATTGTGAGGCTTCACCTGAATCCTCGCTTTGGAAAGATGTTCCTGCACCGGATTTCGACTTCGGATATCCAGAAATTCGTATCTGAAAAGATTACGAAGGAGAAACAGAGTCCGAAATCCGTAGTCAACATCCTGGTTCCTTTCAAGGAGATGTTCAAGCACGCCGTTATCTGGGGTTATATCAAGCGCGATCCTTCTTTGTATGTAAAGCGTCCCCGCGTCGAGCAGGAAGAGATGGATTTTCTCACACCCGAGGAGATTCGGATTTTTCTGGAGAATGTGAATCCTGTCCATTACACGCTGTTTTTGACGGCGGTAATGACCGGCATGAGGCGCGGCGAGCTTCTGGCATTGCAGTGGGGTGACATTGATTGGAATTCCAGCGAGATATCTATTAGGCGTTCTATCTTTCGAGGAGAATTCATTAAACCGAAAACGAAGAATTCGATCCGCAGGATAGTAATGTCTCCGGTACTTCGGCAGGCACTTGAACAGCACCGTTTCATTGGAAGAGCATCCGAGATGGATTTGGTTTTTTCCAATGAAAACGGTTCGTCTCTTGATCCCGAAAACTTGATTAAGCGGGAATTTCATCCCGCACTGGACAGAGCAGGCTTGCGCCGGATACGCTTCCACGATCTCCGACACACCTATGCGTCATTGTTAATCTCTCAAGGCGAGAACATTAAATTTATCCAATCACAGCTCGGTCATGCGTCAGCGAAAACGACTCTTGATCGGTATGGACATTTGATGCCAAACCTTGAAAATGATGCTGCTCGGAGGTTGGACAAAACAGTTTTCGGAAATTTTGTTAGAAAACTGTTAGAAAATCCGGTTTCTGAAGGAACTCCCGCCAAAAAAAGAACCTCTGAAGTCATTGACATTCAGAGGCTTAAACTTGGTAGCGGGGAGGGGATTTGA
- a CDS encoding helix-turn-helix domain-containing protein codes for MERLLNVQELAEKLNVPVSWIYDRTRNGSTDCIPHYKVGKYLRFAEEEVIDYLRLKCVDTLRQPM; via the coding sequence ATGGAGCGACTATTGAATGTTCAGGAACTGGCTGAAAAGCTAAACGTACCGGTCTCATGGATTTATGACCGGACGAGAAACGGCAGCACGGATTGCATACCGCATTATAAGGTGGGCAAGTATTTACGCTTTGCTGAAGAAGAGGTCATTGACTACCTGAGACTCAAATGCGTCGATACTCTGCGCCAGCCTATGTGA
- a CDS encoding type IV secretion system DNA-binding domain-containing protein produces MKGFNIGQNTLNGRPQVIDYNDLLLHWLICGGTGRGKSKMLELRMRYHLDNRHGLILLDPHGSLYDDLLAYITVAGYRSRVILINPNDSENSVGLNFLSPNGMDVSAHASQVMKAIAKVFGESEGETKPRLERWQRNLLMSLIEANLTLADMLDFLSVSSSLYRESVLDSVQNNYVKREWQGFDAISKRSEKENLIEAPLNRAAKMILSDPIRRIIGQSESTVNIGEAIEKGQIILVNLAPLRVSRECQQILGILLVDQIINYAFQRTKRQAKKPFFVIADEAAELTSNDLPYSLQALRKFGIYFTLCYQTLTQIKRIPGYYENVMTNCDVKVAFKSSRQDSEELVGELFAGQIRGDNIKDEIYHTLLVPQESTREVISTGTSKTQTSGEVNTEGMSDSHGSGSGSSSSFSSGSANHLIPADGFMYPMEVHSMTESESSGHASNDYSMSSSGSSSSVSKVTSDSVSESSSISIVPFYEFIREQELSNRQYYSIEEIKEKYIAWVMCQPQRHAQIKVKDDKAIPILTAFVDEIRAREKDCQKVVQHSNDKYALPAVIVDKLIEDRRLRIVHREGTVIDVAHEEEEIVNNRWQ; encoded by the coding sequence ATGAAGGGATTCAATATTGGTCAGAATACGCTGAACGGCAGACCGCAAGTCATTGATTATAACGACCTGTTGTTGCATTGGCTCATTTGCGGAGGTACGGGCAGAGGCAAGAGCAAAATGCTCGAATTGCGGATGCGCTATCATTTGGACAACCGACATGGACTGATCCTGCTTGACCCGCACGGCTCGCTGTATGATGACCTACTGGCTTATATTACCGTCGCGGGATACCGCAGCCGTGTCATTCTAATCAATCCTAATGATAGTGAGAATTCAGTCGGGTTGAATTTTCTATCGCCAAACGGTATGGACGTGTCGGCACACGCTTCGCAGGTTATGAAGGCAATCGCCAAGGTCTTTGGCGAGTCAGAAGGGGAAACAAAACCAAGACTGGAACGCTGGCAACGGAACCTTCTCATGTCCCTAATCGAGGCAAACCTGACGCTGGCGGATATGCTCGATTTTCTGTCGGTATCAAGTTCACTGTATCGCGAATCGGTTCTCGACAGTGTTCAGAACAATTACGTGAAACGGGAATGGCAGGGGTTTGACGCAATCTCGAAACGGTCGGAAAAAGAGAATTTAATCGAGGCTCCACTGAATAGGGCTGCGAAGATGATTCTTTCTGATCCAATCAGACGCATTATCGGACAGAGCGAATCCACCGTCAATATTGGCGAGGCCATAGAAAAGGGTCAGATCATCTTGGTTAATCTGGCACCCCTGAGAGTCTCAAGGGAGTGCCAGCAGATTTTAGGGATACTTCTGGTTGACCAGATCATCAACTACGCTTTCCAACGAACCAAAAGGCAGGCGAAGAAGCCATTTTTCGTAATTGCCGACGAAGCCGCCGAACTGACATCAAACGACTTGCCATACTCACTACAGGCTCTTCGTAAATTCGGCATTTACTTCACGCTGTGCTACCAGACGCTGACTCAAATAAAACGGATTCCAGGCTACTATGAAAATGTCATGACGAACTGCGATGTAAAGGTGGCTTTCAAGTCGAGTCGTCAGGATAGCGAAGAGTTGGTTGGCGAATTATTCGCCGGTCAGATTCGTGGGGATAATATTAAGGATGAAATTTACCACACTCTTCTTGTACCGCAGGAATCAACTAGAGAAGTAATCAGTACCGGAACGTCAAAGACTCAGACATCAGGTGAAGTGAATACGGAAGGTATGTCTGATAGCCATGGAAGCGGTTCGGGGTCGTCCAGCTCTTTCAGTTCGGGAAGTGCTAATCACTTAATTCCAGCCGATGGATTTATGTACCCTATGGAGGTCCATTCCATGACAGAATCGGAATCCTCCGGGCACGCATCGAATGACTACTCTATGTCGTCTTCCGGGTCGTCATCAAGTGTGAGTAAGGTAACTAGTGATTCCGTATCGGAATCAAGTAGCATATCCATTGTTCCTTTCTATGAGTTTATACGGGAGCAGGAACTGTCAAATCGTCAGTATTACTCGATTGAGGAAATCAAAGAGAAGTATATCGCATGGGTTATGTGCCAGCCGCAGCGACACGCGCAAATCAAGGTGAAAGACGACAAGGCGATTCCGATCCTGACTGCTTTTGTCGATGAGATTCGGGCGCGAGAAAAGGACTGTCAGAAAGTCGTGCAACACTCAAATGACAAGTATGCGCTACCGGCTGTTATCGTTGATAAACTGATTGAAGACCGCCGACTTCGCATTGTCCATAGAGAAGGGACGGTCATTGACGTAGCCCACGAAGAAGAAGAAATCGTCAACAATCGTTGGCAATAG